One window from the genome of Thalassospira xiamenensis M-5 = DSM 17429 encodes:
- a CDS encoding DNA polymerase III subunit chi — MADIWFYHLTASPLERALPTLLSKTLEREKRAIVMTGTEERIEALNTLLWTYDAASWMPHGSKSDGDPEMQPVWLTSEDENPNGAQFLFLTDRAISEKIADYERVIMLFDDRDHEAVAEARTRWKDWKDAGHKLSYWQQTPQGSWEKKAES, encoded by the coding sequence ATGGCTGACATCTGGTTCTATCATCTGACCGCGTCCCCGCTGGAACGTGCATTGCCGACCCTGCTGTCCAAGACATTGGAGCGGGAAAAACGTGCTATTGTCATGACCGGAACCGAAGAGAGGATCGAAGCGCTCAATACCCTGCTTTGGACCTATGACGCCGCAAGCTGGATGCCCCATGGTTCGAAATCCGATGGTGACCCGGAAATGCAGCCGGTCTGGCTGACATCCGAGGATGAAAATCCCAACGGGGCGCAATTTTTGTTTCTGACCGACCGGGCGATAAGCGAGAAGATCGCCGATTATGAACGGGTCATCATGCTGTTTGATGACCGCGATCATGAGGCGGTGGCCGAGGCGCGCACCCGCTGGAAAGACTGGAAAGATGCCGGGCACAAGCTGTCTTACTGGCAGCAGACCCCGCAAGGGTCGTGGGAAAAGAAGGCCGAAAGCTGA
- a CDS encoding protein-arginine deiminase family protein: MANYTVQLNAPAGVYPFNSVRISLTSDAHPQKTQDLVVTPNVTVSHVFDIADGTWRLKVSGTGFVPVDEPGIVVNGDATNAKNLDVVWYTLHTDRNRDGNLDDAGILNQVTPPAITYGVGGVGAIIPVNCNRDGNNTAVGYADNQDQRVNGNNDLVTGTSRLEIRRNALGPNAGAPVVPGGWGLELRVIGAGGENPARQHLRIFNGILNNSTEIIGPETTDIAAITTGNVGASKLFALEAVRFAGTGFTSGQVRIVLHVIQPEVTGAGNPSYLYADRVVAARWVGNHHLQTVARMYVANANNAQFRVDLGAAAGADNPVIPVTVGDPAAATPTGVPYLNGNAWANYRGGTVPAGDDRWMRDTIVSGHCSWPGNGTGVENKDVFMKAHRWRPLQNWVYETLLNANVGISYPAAGSADAIASANSGGNIAVTPPVQKTANGIVTPYRYGRIYYGHNRYHRVDASSRDFMAAQNMQTPIILDTDWLLVGHVDEMMTFVPDNNPGNAFKKWKLLVASPAEAYRLMTAAQGAHGAANVLNRAAWDGVHNRFDYTSLQINGTNVGATINAFLGNGPAPLTNPRDHSNYTYKQLRDWNIGGVETVIARNVTLLKNAFDLVDTDIIKIPVIFFPEGYNPGDFTFADKVSGWTIGRDNGFNVYPGKQGGFQCGALTGDMPNMFVGNDRLMIPKPFGPWIEDNTNPNHGYDLFERDLTQKIAAIVNGPTCDFIDDWDDYHVALGEIHCGTNELRTPYDGQAAFGNVRYANWWTAVDA; this comes from the coding sequence ATGGCAAATTACACCGTCCAGCTTAATGCCCCCGCCGGAGTTTATCCGTTCAACTCGGTACGCATCTCGCTCACCAGCGATGCCCATCCGCAAAAGACACAGGATCTGGTTGTGACACCAAATGTCACGGTTTCGCATGTTTTTGATATTGCGGATGGTACGTGGCGGCTGAAGGTTAGCGGAACCGGGTTCGTCCCAGTGGACGAGCCGGGTATTGTCGTGAATGGTGATGCCACCAATGCCAAAAATCTTGATGTTGTCTGGTATACGCTTCACACGGACCGCAATCGTGACGGCAATCTGGATGATGCCGGTATCCTTAATCAGGTGACACCACCCGCCATCACATATGGCGTAGGGGGTGTTGGTGCGATCATTCCGGTTAACTGCAACCGCGATGGCAATAACACCGCTGTCGGCTATGCCGACAATCAGGATCAGCGGGTAAACGGGAACAATGATCTGGTGACCGGCACCTCCCGCCTTGAAATCCGGCGAAATGCACTTGGCCCGAATGCAGGTGCCCCAGTTGTACCGGGCGGTTGGGGTTTGGAACTGCGCGTTATCGGGGCTGGGGGTGAAAACCCGGCCCGGCAACATTTGCGGATATTCAACGGTATTCTGAATAACAGCACCGAAATCATTGGTCCCGAAACGACGGACATCGCAGCAATTACAACCGGCAATGTCGGCGCTTCCAAACTCTTTGCCCTTGAAGCCGTCCGGTTTGCCGGCACCGGGTTTACCTCTGGTCAAGTCCGCATCGTTTTGCATGTGATCCAGCCCGAGGTCACAGGAGCAGGCAATCCAAGCTATCTTTATGCAGACCGGGTTGTCGCAGCACGGTGGGTCGGCAATCACCATTTGCAAACAGTTGCCCGCATGTATGTCGCCAACGCAAACAATGCACAGTTTCGCGTTGATCTTGGCGCGGCAGCCGGTGCAGACAATCCGGTTATCCCGGTCACGGTAGGCGATCCCGCCGCAGCAACCCCAACAGGTGTTCCTTATCTGAACGGCAATGCATGGGCAAACTATCGCGGGGGCACCGTTCCCGCCGGGGATGACCGCTGGATGCGCGACACCATTGTATCGGGTCACTGTTCATGGCCCGGTAACGGAACAGGTGTTGAAAACAAGGATGTTTTCATGAAGGCCCACCGCTGGCGGCCCCTGCAAAACTGGGTGTATGAGACATTGCTGAATGCAAATGTCGGCATTTCCTATCCGGCAGCGGGAAGCGCAGATGCCATTGCCTCGGCCAATTCGGGTGGAAATATTGCCGTAACCCCACCGGTTCAGAAAACGGCGAATGGCATCGTCACACCATATCGATACGGCCGGATTTATTACGGCCATAACCGGTATCACAGGGTCGATGCCAGCAGCCGCGACTTCATGGCCGCCCAGAACATGCAAACACCGATCATTCTTGATACGGACTGGCTACTGGTTGGTCATGTCGATGAAATGATGACCTTTGTACCCGACAACAATCCGGGAAATGCCTTCAAAAAATGGAAGCTTCTGGTGGCAAGCCCGGCAGAGGCATACCGACTGATGACGGCCGCCCAAGGTGCACATGGTGCCGCAAATGTGCTTAATCGTGCGGCATGGGATGGTGTTCATAATCGTTTTGATTATACCAGCCTGCAAATCAACGGGACCAATGTTGGCGCGACCATCAATGCCTTTCTGGGCAACGGCCCGGCACCCTTGACCAATCCACGCGATCACAGCAATTACACATACAAGCAACTGCGCGACTGGAACATTGGCGGGGTTGAAACAGTTATCGCCAGAAATGTCACGCTCCTGAAAAATGCATTCGATCTGGTCGATACCGATATCATCAAGATTCCGGTCATCTTCTTCCCGGAAGGCTATAATCCTGGTGATTTCACCTTTGCCGACAAGGTTTCAGGCTGGACAATCGGGCGGGACAACGGCTTTAACGTCTATCCGGGCAAACAGGGCGGCTTCCAGTGCGGTGCCTTGACCGGTGACATGCCCAATATGTTTGTTGGTAATGACCGCCTGATGATTCCCAAGCCTTTCGGCCCGTGGATCGAGGACAATACAAATCCCAATCACGGATATGATCTTTTTGAACGTGATTTGACCCAGAAAATCGCTGCCATTGTCAATGGCCCCACCTGCGACTTCATTGATGACTGGGATGACTATCACGTTGCACTTGGCGAAATTCACTGCGGCACCAACGAATTGCGCACGCCCTATGACGGTCAGGCGGCGTTTGGCAATGTGCGCTATGCCAACTGGTGGACAGCGGTTGATGCGTGA
- a CDS encoding methionine ABC transporter permease, translating into MFATLAPILLQATLETFAMVISALALGTAFGLPLGVLLATSGRGELFEAPLFQKSIGPIVNATRSVPFIILAVAIIPFTRLIVGTSIGTSAAIVPLTVAAIPFIARIIEGAIREVDGGLVEAAQAMGARPFQVVTKVLLPEALPGIIHGLTLTAVTLIGYSAMVGAVGAGGLGDLGIRYGYQRFRPDVMAAVVITLIVVVQMVQSLGDWMARKADKRNI; encoded by the coding sequence ATGTTTGCAACACTTGCACCGATCCTGCTTCAGGCAACGCTTGAAACCTTTGCGATGGTGATATCCGCCCTTGCACTTGGCACCGCGTTCGGTCTGCCGCTTGGCGTTTTGCTGGCGACGTCTGGCCGGGGTGAACTGTTCGAAGCCCCGCTGTTTCAGAAATCCATCGGGCCGATTGTCAATGCCACCCGATCCGTACCCTTCATCATTCTGGCCGTCGCGATCATTCCGTTTACCCGCCTGATTGTCGGTACATCGATTGGTACGTCGGCTGCCATCGTGCCACTGACCGTTGCGGCCATTCCGTTCATTGCCCGTATCATCGAAGGCGCGATCCGCGAAGTCGATGGCGGCCTTGTCGAAGCCGCCCAGGCGATGGGCGCCCGCCCGTTCCAAGTGGTGACCAAGGTGCTGTTGCCCGAAGCATTACCGGGCATCATTCACGGCCTGACCTTAACCGCGGTCACCCTGATCGGGTATTCGGCGATGGTTGGCGCAGTGGGTGCCGGTGGCCTTGGCGATCTTGGCATTCGCTATGGTTATCAGCGTTTCCGCCCCGATGTGATGGCGGCGGTTGTCATCACCCTGATTGTGGTGGTGCAGATGGTGCAAAGCCTTGGCGACTGGATGGCGCGCAAGGCGGACAAGCGCAATATCTGA
- a CDS encoding MetQ/NlpA family ABC transporter substrate-binding protein → MRFLLKLTAAAVLTAALTGQALANEKIKIGVTPGAHEEVMEEVVKVAATKGLDIEIVSFSDYVIPNQALDDGDLQANSFQHKPYLDNQIKDRGYDLSVVGYNILTPMGIYSDKIKDLSELKDGAEVGIPNDPTNGGRALLVLQSEGLIKVDPAVGLVVSPLDVIENPKNIKFVELDAAQLPRSLADLDASAINTNYALEAGLNPIKDSIAIEGNDSPYANVIVTRTQDKDAPWVKTLVESYHDDAIREFIETKYEGSVLPVFKISE, encoded by the coding sequence ATGCGGTTTCTGCTTAAACTGACGGCTGCTGCCGTTCTGACCGCCGCCCTGACCGGGCAGGCACTGGCGAACGAGAAAATCAAGATCGGCGTTACCCCCGGTGCGCACGAAGAAGTCATGGAAGAAGTCGTCAAAGTGGCGGCGACCAAGGGCCTTGATATCGAAATCGTCAGCTTCTCGGACTATGTCATTCCCAACCAGGCGCTTGATGATGGCGACCTTCAGGCCAACAGTTTCCAGCACAAGCCCTATCTTGATAACCAGATCAAGGATCGCGGTTATGATCTTTCGGTGGTCGGCTATAACATCCTGACCCCGATGGGCATCTATTCGGACAAGATCAAGGATCTGAGCGAGCTTAAAGACGGTGCCGAAGTCGGGATTCCGAACGACCCGACCAATGGCGGTCGTGCGCTTCTGGTGCTGCAGTCCGAAGGCCTGATCAAGGTTGATCCGGCGGTTGGCCTTGTCGTCAGCCCGCTTGATGTCATCGAAAACCCGAAAAACATCAAATTCGTCGAACTTGATGCGGCACAGCTTCCCCGTTCGCTGGCTGATCTCGATGCCTCGGCGATCAACACCAACTACGCGCTTGAAGCCGGTCTGAACCCGATCAAGGATTCAATCGCGATTGAAGGCAATGACAGCCCGTACGCCAACGTGATTGTCACCCGCACCCAGGACAAAGACGCGCCGTGGGTCAAAACGCTGGTTGAATCCTATCACGATGATGCAATCCGTGAATTCATCGAAACCAAATATGAAGGCTCGGTCCTGCCGGTTTTCAAAATTTCTGAATAA
- a CDS encoding DUF2339 domain-containing protein: MELFFTGVFSLTILVGAIMGIIAFFRIRGFKQKLQMLEQQIGLLKAGLSVPPAPSVTPAAAQPDKTAKADAADPADQAKPAKTDTPAHPAKPAAVAPRPQRTVPQAAPKRAIGFEEKIGTRWAVWIGGIALVFGGIFLVHYSIEAGLLSPLVRILLAALFAAALFGSGEYLRRQPALLAAKTGNNAGYIPGILTLAGTTTAFATVFSAHMLYGMIGPAMAFVLMALVALGTLALSLLQGPLVASTGLLASYIVPFMVQSGEPAPWVLAFYGLIITAGSYGIARLRGWHWFAMTTAIAGFVWGHLLAFAAPSDMGASLAVYDIAILLAAIATYAIGIYPRDPARIPERIDWKSSLMVAGNGWLVIYLLHHSGFDATGTATLMIMLALLLATAALFPVLGPVALGAPVLALIGYLGWDIRLSIDPLLYDQPIITDAIDKFSVLPDTQSFLLTGLGLGLILGLGGFAGAVFSTARLFMAVAGVSGPIGLFLIALWRSDILDVDMFFGGFALALAAGFLGALSIIDRRMPATAHGRDGALATYTVGTIGMIATAMFILLGDGWLPLGLAALAVATVWVGGRWPLPGLAKTAIGIAGLVLVTIFWQPTIVPADQLGTAPVFNALLWGYGGPAMAFWACVWMLRQSGDVRHRLVFEGLAIFTSLATGAVILHHATNQGIFHTVPDTLMEWSLQSLLALSAAIGLQRLDRSLASPVMSRCILGLGFAGFFMLGMLNLLLLNPLMSGEFVGNGLFFNLLLSAYLLPAILTGLLATRLSGGKPESYRRTAGVLSILLAFCWITFEIRHFFHGGYIGMYQPWTSPELYSYSAAWLGFGIALLAYGLWRGSLHVRMASAAFVFMAVAKAFLFDMSGLEGIWRALSFIGLGVVLICIGLFYQRLLARQNGPSPENDHENGEIAENAPPEPPKGNQD; the protein is encoded by the coding sequence ATGGAGCTGTTTTTCACAGGTGTCTTCAGCCTGACCATATTGGTCGGCGCGATCATGGGCATCATCGCTTTTTTCCGGATACGCGGTTTCAAACAGAAACTGCAAATGCTGGAACAACAGATCGGGCTTTTGAAAGCCGGTCTGTCGGTGCCTCCGGCTCCTTCGGTCACACCTGCTGCGGCCCAACCGGATAAAACGGCAAAAGCCGACGCGGCTGATCCTGCTGATCAGGCAAAACCGGCCAAGACCGACACACCCGCCCACCCAGCAAAACCTGCGGCGGTCGCGCCAAGACCACAACGCACCGTGCCGCAAGCAGCCCCCAAACGCGCCATCGGCTTTGAAGAAAAGATCGGCACGCGCTGGGCGGTGTGGATTGGCGGCATCGCGCTGGTGTTTGGCGGCATTTTCCTTGTGCATTATTCCATTGAGGCCGGTCTACTCAGCCCGCTGGTGCGCATTCTGCTTGCGGCCCTGTTTGCCGCGGCCCTGTTTGGCAGTGGCGAATATCTTCGCCGTCAGCCCGCCCTGCTTGCAGCCAAGACCGGCAATAATGCCGGTTATATTCCGGGCATTCTGACCCTTGCGGGGACAACAACGGCCTTTGCCACGGTTTTTTCGGCCCATATGCTTTATGGCATGATCGGCCCGGCGATGGCCTTTGTCCTGATGGCGCTTGTGGCGCTGGGTACGCTCGCACTTTCGCTTTTGCAGGGGCCATTGGTGGCATCGACAGGGCTTCTGGCCAGTTACATCGTGCCGTTTATGGTGCAGTCGGGTGAACCCGCCCCCTGGGTTCTGGCCTTTTATGGTTTGATCATCACGGCGGGCAGCTATGGCATTGCGCGATTGCGTGGCTGGCACTGGTTTGCCATGACAACCGCGATTGCGGGTTTTGTCTGGGGCCATCTTCTGGCCTTTGCCGCCCCGTCCGATATGGGGGCGTCGCTTGCGGTTTATGATATTGCCATTCTGCTGGCCGCGATTGCGACCTATGCCATTGGCATTTACCCCCGCGATCCCGCCCGGATTCCCGAACGCATAGACTGGAAATCGTCGCTTATGGTCGCCGGGAATGGCTGGCTTGTGATTTATCTGCTTCATCATAGCGGGTTTGATGCGACCGGCACCGCGACCCTGATGATCATGTTGGCCCTGCTGCTGGCGACGGCGGCCCTGTTCCCGGTTCTGGGGCCGGTTGCACTTGGTGCGCCAGTATTGGCACTGATTGGTTATCTGGGTTGGGATATCCGTCTTTCCATCGATCCGCTGCTGTATGATCAGCCGATTATCACCGATGCGATTGATAAATTTTCCGTCCTGCCCGATACGCAATCCTTCCTTCTGACCGGGCTTGGGCTTGGCCTGATTCTTGGTCTTGGTGGCTTTGCCGGGGCGGTATTTTCCACCGCCCGCCTGTTTATGGCGGTTGCCGGGGTGTCGGGCCCGATCGGGCTGTTCCTGATTGCGCTCTGGCGTAGTGATATTCTTGATGTCGATATGTTCTTTGGCGGTTTTGCCCTTGCGCTGGCGGCAGGGTTCCTTGGTGCCTTAAGCATCATCGACCGCAGAATGCCCGCCACCGCACATGGCCGGGATGGGGCGCTTGCCACCTATACGGTGGGCACCATCGGCATGATTGCCACCGCGATGTTCATCCTGCTGGGGGATGGCTGGCTGCCGCTGGGGCTTGCCGCCCTTGCGGTTGCGACCGTTTGGGTTGGCGGGCGCTGGCCCCTGCCGGGGCTTGCCAAGACGGCGATTGGCATTGCCGGTCTGGTTCTTGTGACGATCTTCTGGCAGCCGACCATTGTTCCCGCTGATCAGCTTGGCACCGCACCGGTTTTCAATGCATTGCTGTGGGGCTATGGCGGTCCGGCGATGGCATTCTGGGCCTGCGTCTGGATGCTTCGCCAATCGGGTGATGTGCGCCATCGTCTTGTTTTCGAAGGACTTGCGATTTTCACAAGCCTTGCGACCGGTGCGGTGATCCTGCATCACGCCACCAATCAGGGTATTTTCCATACCGTGCCCGATACCCTGATGGAATGGAGCCTTCAATCCCTTCTGGCGCTTTCGGCGGCAATCGGTTTGCAGCGGCTTGACCGGTCGCTGGCAAGCCCGGTGATGTCCCGGTGCATTCTGGGGCTTGGTTTTGCCGGGTTCTTCATGCTCGGCATGCTGAACCTGCTGTTGCTCAACCCGTTGATGAGTGGCGAGTTTGTCGGCAATGGCCTGTTCTTTAACCTGCTGCTTTCGGCCTATCTGCTGCCCGCGATCCTGACCGGCCTTCTGGCGACCCGGCTTTCGGGGGGCAAACCGGAAAGCTATCGCCGGACGGCGGGGGTTCTGTCGATCCTGCTGGCTTTTTGCTGGATCACCTTTGAAATCCGCCATTTCTTCCACGGCGGTTATATCGGCATGTATCAGCCCTGGACATCGCCGGAACTTTACAGCTATTCCGCGGCGTGGCTGGGCTTTGGGATTGCGCTTTTGGCCTATGGGTTGTGGCGTGGATCGCTGCATGTCCGCATGGCATCGGCGGCCTTTGTCTTTATGGCGGTTGCCAAGGCGTTCCTGTTTGATATGTCGGGCCTTGAAGGTATCTGGCGGGCGCTGTCCTTTATCGGGCTTGGCGTCGTTCTGATCTGTATCGGGCTGTTCTATCAGCGCCTTTTGGCACGCCAAAACGGCCCCAGCCCCGAAAACGATCATGAGAACGGGGAAATCGCTGAAAATGCGCCGCCAGAGCCACCAAAAGGAAATCAGGACTAA
- a CDS encoding DUF899 domain-containing protein, with product MMKRPEIVSRAEWLDARKAHLAREKEHMRAYDRLCEERRSLPWVRVDKDYVFDTPDGEKSLADLFDGRNQLIVYHFMFGPGWKEGCVGCSFLADHFDGANLHLKHHDVTLAVVSRAPLAEFQDFKKRMGWNFPWFSSAGSDFNYDFDASFRPDDVKTGTATYNYAPYTGKMEDLHGESVFVRDPDSGEIFHTYSSYARAGDALIGAHAFLDMTPFGRNEDGVMDWVKLHDQYEEYQPVHSCCH from the coding sequence ATGATGAAACGCCCCGAAATCGTCTCTCGCGCGGAATGGCTTGATGCCCGCAAGGCGCATCTTGCAAGGGAAAAGGAACATATGCGTGCCTATGACCGCCTGTGCGAGGAACGCCGTTCCCTGCCATGGGTGCGGGTGGACAAGGATTATGTCTTTGACACGCCGGACGGTGAAAAATCGCTCGCCGATCTGTTTGATGGCCGCAACCAGCTTATTGTCTATCACTTCATGTTTGGCCCCGGCTGGAAAGAGGGCTGTGTGGGCTGTTCGTTCCTTGCCGATCATTTTGACGGTGCCAACCTGCATCTCAAACATCATGACGTGACACTCGCGGTCGTTTCGCGGGCCCCGCTTGCGGAATTTCAGGATTTCAAGAAACGGATGGGCTGGAACTTCCCCTGGTTTTCTTCGGCAGGATCGGATTTCAATTACGATTTCGATGCGTCGTTTCGCCCTGATGACGTCAAGACCGGCACCGCGACCTATAACTACGCGCCCTATACCGGCAAGATGGAAGACCTTCACGGCGAAAGCGTCTTTGTCCGCGATCCCGACAGCGGCGAGATTTTCCACACCTATTCCAGTTATGCGCGCGCCGGTGATGCCCTGATCGGGGCGCACGCCTTCCTTGACATGACGCCCTTTGGCCGTAACGAGGACGGGGTGATGGACTGGGTCAAGCTGCATGATCAGTACGAGGAATACCAACCCGTGCATTCCTGCTGTCACTGA
- a CDS encoding GNAT family N-acetyltransferase yields MRSPELPPRLESKRFILRDFTPSDRAAFVAYQMDERYRALYGNADNDSTRASSNALFDRFLAWQEEQPRRNFQVGIFDKSSGDLLGCVGLRGKDLPVDSAIFGIELSPTHWGRYRAAIEASTMMIAFGFRELDLASIMGVTASDNKRIARLADWFGAEVVAERHGSENSPEFTTEWTTECGTAKVDWSLKRNLWDHGTPDASRRTDNFAYANCNHKTGTAAEMQKQACEGM; encoded by the coding sequence ATGCGAAGTCCGGAACTCCCCCCAAGACTTGAAAGCAAGCGTTTCATCCTGCGCGATTTCACGCCCTCGGATCGGGCGGCGTTTGTCGCCTATCAGATGGATGAACGGTATCGCGCCCTTTACGGTAATGCTGATAACGACAGCACGCGCGCCAGCAGCAATGCGCTGTTTGACCGGTTCCTTGCATGGCAGGAAGAACAGCCGCGGCGCAATTTTCAGGTCGGGATTTTTGATAAATCGTCGGGCGATCTGCTTGGCTGTGTCGGCCTGCGAGGCAAGGACCTGCCGGTGGATAGCGCGATTTTCGGGATCGAGCTGTCACCGACCCATTGGGGGCGTTACCGCGCCGCCATCGAGGCCAGCACGATGATGATCGCCTTTGGTTTCCGCGAGCTTGATCTTGCGTCGATCATGGGCGTTACGGCCAGCGACAATAAACGCATTGCCCGTCTGGCTGACTGGTTCGGGGCCGAAGTCGTGGCAGAACGCCATGGGTCGGAAAATTCCCCCGAATTTACCACCGAATGGACCACCGAATGCGGCACCGCAAAGGTCGACTGGTCGCTTAAACGCAATCTATGGGACCATGGTACACCCGATGCGTCACGCCGTACCGACAACTTTGCCTATGCCAACTGCAATCACAAAACCGGCACTGCCGCTGAGATGCAAAAACAGGCCTGCGAGGGAATGTAA
- a CDS encoding MFS transporter yields the protein MSAPNTPVASPTDDTAQTDNKATRREWIGLLVLTLPCLLIAMDMTVLHLAVPALTASLNPTSDQLLWIVDIYGFFIAGSLITMGTLGDRIGRRKLLMIGGGCFGAASVLAAFSDTPEMLIFARGVLGIAGATLMPSTLSLIRSMFHNDKERSFAIAAWMTTFMVGTAAGPLLGGLVLSYFWWGAVFLLNVPVMGLLLIVAPILLPEHKAKSFGRLDLFSAALSLGSVLAIIYGVKVIAAYGFGSDALSALVFGLLGAWVFIRRQRKLADPLLDLDLLKQKTIALPIVIQTAVIFAGMAYFLFLSQALQLVIGLTPIQAGLSMLPATVAGIVGSMGAPVLMGRFKPGQVMTGALILTAAGFGMLSWPGSVVSLYVLVAGATIFSLGITPVAMICTDMVVASAPSDRAGSAAAMSETSAELGGALGIAILGSVGTAIYRDVMIEAVPTGIGNEAADAIRSTLGGAVNALHDLPAAISSDILPLARAAFTDGLQVISIICTILMVLSAIGTLFALRDVHCDTNNDDGTDGVNGDTPYDPAIKQAACATGNVE from the coding sequence ATGAGCGCCCCGAACACCCCCGTCGCGTCACCAACCGACGATACCGCCCAGACCGACAACAAGGCCACCCGCCGCGAATGGATCGGCCTTCTGGTGCTGACCCTGCCGTGCCTTCTGATCGCGATGGATATGACGGTTCTGCATCTTGCCGTACCGGCCCTGACCGCAAGCCTTAACCCGACGAGTGACCAGTTGCTGTGGATTGTTGATATCTATGGCTTTTTCATTGCCGGGTCGCTGATCACCATGGGGACACTGGGTGACCGGATCGGTCGGCGCAAATTGCTGATGATCGGCGGTGGCTGCTTTGGCGCGGCCTCCGTGCTTGCGGCCTTTTCCGATACGCCCGAAATGCTGATTTTTGCCCGTGGGGTTCTGGGCATTGCCGGGGCGACGCTTATGCCCTCTACCCTGTCGCTGATCCGGTCGATGTTTCACAATGACAAGGAACGGTCCTTTGCCATTGCCGCATGGATGACGACCTTTATGGTCGGCACGGCTGCCGGGCCGCTTCTGGGCGGGCTTGTTCTCAGCTATTTCTGGTGGGGCGCTGTTTTCCTGCTCAATGTGCCGGTGATGGGGCTTTTGCTGATTGTCGCTCCGATCCTGCTTCCCGAACACAAGGCCAAAAGCTTTGGCCGGCTTGACCTGTTCAGTGCCGCGCTTTCGCTTGGCTCGGTGCTGGCAATCATTTACGGGGTCAAGGTCATTGCTGCCTATGGCTTTGGCAGTGATGCCCTTTCTGCCCTTGTCTTTGGCCTGCTTGGCGCATGGGTTTTCATCCGCCGTCAGCGCAAGCTTGCCGATCCGCTGCTGGATCTTGATCTGCTCAAACAGAAGACCATCGCACTTCCCATCGTCATTCAGACCGCGGTGATCTTTGCCGGGATGGCTTATTTCCTGTTCCTGTCCCAGGCCCTGCAACTGGTCATCGGCCTTACCCCGATCCAGGCCGGGCTTTCGATGTTGCCCGCAACTGTCGCCGGTATTGTCGGCTCGATGGGGGCGCCGGTCCTTATGGGCCGGTTCAAACCGGGACAGGTGATGACCGGTGCCCTGATCCTGACCGCGGCTGGCTTTGGCATGCTGTCATGGCCGGGCAGCGTCGTCAGCCTTTATGTTCTTGTGGCCGGTGCGACGATCTTCTCGCTTGGCATTACGCCGGTTGCGATGATCTGTACGGATATGGTGGTGGCATCGGCCCCGTCTGATCGGGCTGGATCGGCCGCCGCGATGTCGGAAACAAGTGCGGAGCTTGGCGGGGCGCTTGGCATTGCCATTCTGGGCAGTGTCGGCACCGCGATCTATCGCGATGTCATGATCGAAGCCGTACCGACCGGGATCGGGAACGAGGCCGCAGACGCCATCCGCAGCACCCTTGGCGGGGCGGTCAATGCGCTGCATGATCTGCCTGCGGCAATATCATCGGATATTTTGCCACTGGCGCGCGCGGCCTTTACGGACGGTTTACAGGTTATTTCGATTATCTGCACAATTTTGATGGTTTTATCGGCGATTGGCACCCTGTTCGCGTTGCGCGATGTACATTGTGACACAAATAACGATGATGGGACCGATGGGGTAAATGGCGATACCCCTTACGACCCGGCCATCAAACAGGCGGCCTGCGCCACCGGAAATGTGGAGTAA
- a CDS encoding SRPBCC family protein, giving the protein MPDTIPDKPSLMIRRRIAAPPAKVYAAWTQPEKLARWWGPEGCEMIDASIDAKIGGTFRIRFKEPGPDGEIHDVSGTYDAVETDAKLSFSWQWITMPERKSHVTLTFVAEDRGAATILTLHHTQFFDEAARDGHQEGWSSALDKLEVCCTSGCTSA; this is encoded by the coding sequence ATGCCCGATACAATACCAGACAAGCCGAGCCTGATGATCCGGCGCCGGATTGCCGCCCCACCGGCAAAGGTTTACGCCGCATGGACCCAGCCCGAGAAACTCGCCAGATGGTGGGGACCAGAAGGTTGCGAGATGATTGATGCCAGCATCGATGCAAAAATCGGCGGCACCTTTCGCATCCGTTTCAAGGAACCGGGGCCCGATGGTGAAATCCACGATGTCAGCGGCACCTATGATGCGGTTGAAACCGATGCAAAGCTGTCCTTTTCCTGGCAATGGATCACAATGCCCGAACGCAAATCGCATGTGACCCTGACCTTTGTGGCCGAGGATCGCGGGGCGGCGACCATATTAACCCTCCATCACACGCAGTTCTTTGACGAGGCTGCGCGTGATGGACATCAGGAAGGATGGAGCAGCGCCCTCGACAAGCTCGAAGTCTGTTGTACTTCGGGTTGCACCTCGGCATGA